Within the Salvia hispanica cultivar TCC Black 2014 chromosome 4, UniMelb_Shisp_WGS_1.0, whole genome shotgun sequence genome, the region CCATGTGGAATTTTGATAACACTAATTGCATTGTGAGAAGCccttacatttaatttatatacagTAGCAATTTACGCAACTGCTCTATACTCAGCAATTTGTTATATTGCTGAATGTTGAATTCAGTGCAGTTACTGTATAGGGTTCAGGCCAAGAGTTCTCACAATAAAACTTTTTATCTGATCCACTccctacacacacacacaacaaacaaacacacaGATATTCTTTTGGCGAAACATCACAAACCCATAATATGATCAAACTAACACAAATAATGCATTCATAATCACGAAAGGAGCGAAGGTATTAGACCTTTTCTAATTTCTCCTTGCCCAAGATCCTCATAGAATATTCTTTGCATTTCTAACAGAATCTCTTCGCAGTCGCCTGCATAAGCTGTCTGAAGACCATCATATTCCCATATCATGTCATCAGTAGCACTACAACATGTTGGAGCTGAACTTTCATCAAGTGATGATCCCTTAATTTTTCTTAGTTCATCAGACACTATGCCTTGAAGGCTTGAATTGATAAGATCCTGCATCCAAAATCATAATAGTGACTAACTGAATGCagaagagaaaaatgaaaacactGGAAAAGAATGAAATCACTAAAAAATCTGGTGGCCTGACTTTGAGAACAAGATTCCACCACATGACTTCTCATCAAAGCGGAAATTCTCATGTCCCCTCCCACCCCCCTTCACCATTCTTTAACTTTGTCCCAATATCTCTTATTGTACATTTATCAGCTCCAAGTTGACAAAGTTCTTAAGCAAAACACTGACCAAAACAACAAAGACGCTGCCTGCTCTTTATGTGCTTGACTTCTCACAATCTGCCACATTGTGAGCGAGCCTAGTAGCATCTATGACAATGAGTTTTTAGAGGCTCACTGATATGGAGCGAAAGGCAGGTGCACCGTGAATTCTTAATAATATGTCAGCATAAGTAGCTGCACATTATTCTTTCACGTCACCTCCTTTAATTCTTTGATCACTACTAAGTTCTCCCACCTTCACTCCTTTCACCCTTCAACTGGTTCACCACGAGTAACAGTCGGTTTAActagaaaaaaatacttccaCAAATACAAAAACTTTGATCCTAATCGGGATTGAAGTGCCTGCACATTATGTTTTCCTGCCATTGACATACTAAGTCGTGCCTTTTATGATGAAACAACACCATGAGTCAGTGTGTCCTTGAGACTTATTTTTGTTAACTTAGCAGCATCAGTAAGCTCAAACGTTCATCTAATATTTtctaatacaaaaaaaatcctCATCTAGATACATTAATCCTTCATCATCACCTCTAGTGATTTACTCAGCTTGAACTACATATACGCACACTGACATTACACttatgaaaaagatagaagaGGTGAAAACTATTCAAGTTTCCTTTAACAACAATTTCcgatggagagagagaaaacctTATTGTTGGAAGATTGGGTCTTAACATCGGGTAGTCTCAATTTCCAGAGCAACCGGGATCGATCCTCCCGAACCCTTCTGAAGCAATTCTCCCGGAGCTACAACATCATCACCATTAACCATAACCAAAAAGtctaattcaaaattgaaatcgcTGCTATACATTACATTACCTTGCTTTTCCAATTTGTGTAATTACTGAAGGAAGGAGGAGTTTTCAAAGAAGGGCGATGGTTTCGTAGCTGTTTCTCCTCACCGTCTCCCGCCATTATTTGGTTACAGGCTGCCTCTGATACCCAAATCAACATGACAACATCAATTGAACACTCAATTTGAATgccaaataattaattaaataaaacttgAGGGGCATCTAGGAAAATTAAATCGTGGTAAACACGCTCCGAAGAGGCGCGTGGCtgaaaataacaaatgaaTTAACGTACCAAATTTGTTCTCTCTCGAAACCGCAAATAAATTTGTCGGAACGATTTCTTGTGGATCGATCTGCATTCTAGAGTcaaatttttagaataatCAACTTAGAGTTCAGCTACCGCCGCGGTGGTTTCGTTggtggaggcggcggcggtggtggcgtGAAGTATAAAATCAATTGACAATGCTGGAAAACCCTAGTTCAGATGCTCCAGCTGCCACCGTCAAGCGATACGCTCCACCGAATCAAcggtatttttttatatatatatttacattttgttcTTGCCAATTATTCCTGTGCTACCAACTGGgtttaaaaataggatttgTGAGAAATTGGGGTTGATTGATGGATGCAGGAACCGATCACTTGGCAGGCGTAAATCTGGTGGAGGtaatttcattcaaattcaaactgCAAAAATTAGGTTTACTTGATAGCTTCTCAAGTTGTGATTCCAATTTAGTCTCCTATCGACTTCACTTGTGGATTACTTTTCAAAGTTATAGCATTGCCTACTAAGTACATCTTAATGAAAATGTGGAACCTTTGGACACACAGAGTGTGAGAGAGATATCTCTTCCTGTCTGTGTGTGTTTTTGCCACGTGTGCTGGTTGACAAATTGTTTTACGGGAGGCTCTTGATgacgtactccctccgtcttgcTCCAGCCATAAGCAAGCCACTTTTTTTGGGCACcggatttaaggaattgatatttaaagagctaaagtggagagagagagaaggagaagtagagaagtgaaaaagaataaagtaggtgggaaaataaagtaagagatatgattttttgcttaaaagggaaatgactcacAGGgagacatcccaaaaaggaaagtgatcGCAGAGGGCGGATTTACTAAGGGAGTGTAaggggcaattgcccctcAATGTTTTCCATTTATACTAAGTTggtaatcatttttttttaaaaaataacgtCCTTTATAAATGCCCCATCGCAAACTTCTAAAATTTcattcatataaatatttttgcccCTGCTGAATTGAATTTTTGGATCCACCCTTGTGACCGCTTATGGtgcgacggagggagtatctcaCTAGACCCCATGCTAACCTGAAATTTTTGTACTCcctacgttccatagtaatggagacgtttcttttcgccatgtagattaagaaaaattgtgttaggtgggTTAAGAAAAGGGAgagtaaaatggaaaatgaaaaaggtagagagatgaagagagaataaagaaagagagtaaagtaggtgtggaaaatgtgttgacttttactaaaaagggaaatgactctattactatggaacgtaccaaaatggcaaaatgactctattactatggaacggagggagtatttgtgaAAATCCCAAAATGGCATAGAACAATCTTTCTTCTTCCACAGCTTCAGCATTCTTGGGCTGAACCTGAACGTGGTCAGTTAAAAAAACTTTGGCTTCCCTCAATTTtgcaaatacaaaaaaaaaatctaaattgtGAATTTGTCAAATCATCATTAGGTTACAATTGATATGAATAGAAGCTTTATCTCGTAGTTAAGCTGATCATACTCTCCCAATTATTCCATAATGAACAATTATCTTGTAGATGAACCCTTTTAATGACCCTGGCTCTGTTCTCTTGTTTTTGTGTGAATAATGCAGATCGACTAGAACGGGCAAACATCTATGCGAATGATGTAGATAGGAACCCAGTTGGTGCAACCAAAGGTGGTGGTCTCACAGATCATGGGGATTTAGGCTACAATGTTCGTGCCAATGAAAATCTTCGTGCAAAGTTAATTCCTTTACAAGGATGTTGTAACAGTGAAGCTTCTCAGCTGCTGAACAGCCGTATGTTTCATGATTTGCCTTTCTTTTGGAGTTGATATACTGGTTTAGTGTTTCTTTATGATCACTTATGTAGATTTAGAGAGAAACTAATGCGCTTCCATGGTAAAGCTTAAGATTGATGCAATGGATGCACAGAGTTAGTCTTCTAATCTTGTGAGAACTTGGGCTCTTTTctgatataaaaaaagatgataTATATGAGAAATGAGCATTGATGACTTCAAAGTTTTGATAGCAGCTTCATGTGCTGAATCATGAATGTATTTACTACAGTACCAGTCTAGCTCACATATTATTTGGGTTCTCATATAAACCCTTTCTTTTGCAGTCTGAGAAGTAAATAATAGAAAACAAACCTGAGCCTATGTATGGTAACCTAATACTAAAACTGCTACCTGTAAATAGGGTTGATCACAGATTCACAATGTCATTGATTGATGTGGTTTGCTCTATCATTTGTGTTTATGAATTGCTGCTGTGTTAGGAGTATAAAGTTgtaaaatacttttatttgatttttgtttcttttctttgggTTATTAGGTGCAATATTGCCTAGAAGTTTAGAGAATTTTCTGAGTTAATGCATTACAGTGCTGTATTATGTTTTGAAGGTTGGACAGCTGCCATGAATGCACATAGCAGTTTGCCAGAAGATTCATCTGGTGAGTATAACAATATTGGTATTGCTTGACTTTGTAACTTGTTTTAAAGGGCTTTCACTGTATACCCATCTTCTCATTGAATAAATATGTCTTACGATTGTAAAATGCATCTTGAATCAGTCACACCATTGTTAGAAAAGTAAGATGTCAGTCTTATAATGCACGAAACTTGGATCTCTCTATGTAAGATGACAAAATGATTTGTGTTGATGGTGTTCTTGTGTTTTTCAGAGAGGCCAGTTGTGTATGCAAGGAAGAATGCTGCGCCATGGGGTCACTCAATTCTTCCACACCTGGTATAGTTGATTTTTTCATGCAATTCCTAATATTAAAATGCCAAGAAACTGGAAATATAAGTAAATTGGTTAAAacaaacatgtaaaattatgCAAAGAAGTCTACAAAAGTTTGCCATTTGTTATATCTCCCTGATATTAAGTTTTGGTTCATGCATTCAGCTGATCCAGCCTACTGGTGGGGTCTCTACTGGGTTGCAGGGAGATTTCTTAAATGAACTCCGACAGGCTATGGATAATGCAAGTCCCTTCTCCTAATCTGTTGCTCACCACCTATATGCGATTAACTTTGCATTTGGTGGATTTGATCCTTGAGCTGTATGACTAGGATTTGATGTATGTGCTTTATGCCATGCTGCCCCTTCCAATGTAATCTATCCGCCTGGCACCAATGTCGAAGATGATTCAGTGTTGTTACCTGCTTGTGTATCATAGGATGCTATACTTCTGTTGAAGTCCACGTTTCACCTTGTAAGACAATCAGATCTTGTCTTGTTCAGTAGCACTTGTTCTGATCTAACATTTGATTAAACGATtttcatcttccttgggaagGGACCCTTAGGtttgaatataattattttcctatGATTTGGGGCGAAAAATGAATGGTGGCAGATGTGCATTGCTGTCCATGCGTTTATAATCCGACagataaatgtgttttagTCTCGGACTGTTTGTCATTGTGTCTACTGCTAAAGAGACAGAGCTCGACTTTGCAGCTCTATCAATGTGTCCTTTTAGaatgatagtagtatatttctaTTGATAGAGGTGGAATGAATATTTCTTAGTATTCTGGATCTAGGACATGTCAGGTAGCTTTTGCAATCAAGATAACATTACAAATTTTGTCACCCTTTAAGCCTATTTCTTAGTATTCTGGATCCAGTGCTTAATAACAGAAAAGCGGTGTGAGAAAATTGACAAATGGAAGTAAGAAATTtgatttacattaaaaaaaaatgatgtatCACCACTCTTGCCAAACAGGGATAATGCCTTGAGCAGCTAAACGcttctcaacccaaaaaacaACATGTTTTGATGTAGGCTTCTTCTCATCAACCAGAAATGGCTCTACAGTGCTAACTCCTCTACCATATGAGGATATGGAGAAACCCTTTGGCCCTATAGTTGATAATAATGCTTATCACAAACCCAATCagcatatatattattttattttctggaaTTTCATTCACATACCATTGAGAGTTCCATCTGGGAAAAATGCCCAGAATGAATAAGGTATCTCCTTCTTCACAAAAGAGCCTTCCAACTGCAAAAACAGATCAAAATGAAGAATCAGCAATTTACAAATGCAGGGAGGAACCACTTTTTCCCCTACCTTGTTATCATTGAAGGAAAGCTCGAGCTCGGAGATGTCTTGCTGGGCTGCAAGAGTTGTTTTGAGTGAAGGGATCACATCCTCCTCCATCATCTCAGGAAGAGGCTTTGCCGGTGCTTTTTCTGCGCGCTTAGGCTTTGGCTTTGGCTCTGGCTCCGCAGTCGCATCTTCCACTGCCTCTTTCTCCTTCTTTGTctcagcagcagcagcagcaactgATTTAACAATCACCATATATGTAAGACAAGAACTCTATTTTTGTATCTGTGGATGAGCTTGCTTACCTGTAGATGTAGATGGCTCTTGAACTGCTAAACAGCACGTGTTTCTTCGTCGGCAGATTACACTCACAACCTGCACAAGTTAAGCCAAGAAAATTAATCACCGAAGATGTTTGCATGCAATAGGGAAAATCTTGAACTGATACCAGTGATGAAGATGATGTAGCTCTGCTTTTTTGGCACAAATAAGAAGAAGGGCATCTGAAAGAAGCAACGGATCCTCCTGTTGCAGCCATGTTTCTTGTAttggtttttatattttgctaCTCTCTGGTTTaattttcaactaatttttgttttggtgtaAAACTTTGAGAATGTAGAAACATGGAGGAAGATGAAGCCTGCAGCTCTATCATCCACATATTATTGGTTAAGTGCATGCGTGCCACTGATTTTCTCTTTCAAcacatccaaaaaaattattgtccCTATTTCTTTTCTGCAGACACTTGTGATAAGAGGGATTGGGGCCCTGAATGGGCCACGTAAACATCATATTGGGCTGTCAGAGTTGGTTACAAAGGCCCATTCAGTTCTCTTGATTCAAACTAGTAAATATATGCACTGATAGAAACAATTTGTGAAGAACAAACTGGTAACAAGCAACGAGGTCAAAATAATTTGATCTAAATACGATTACTTTTAATAACAGAGTTTGTTAAATATCTTAAATCTTGTCCCACCTTTTTGACTTGGTATGATCGTATCTCATCTATATAAGAGTGAATAACCCTACTCTTTATGAGGCTTAAAGGGTGAGTGACTCATTTCTCATAGTATTAGAGCGGGTCCAAAACGAtgatggattttattttatctcttatGTTGCCTACCCTTGTGGCCCACACGTGTGGGAGCGTGTTAAAAATCTTAAATATTGTCCCACATCAATTTCGTGGTGATGATTATCTCATCtatataaatgtttaaatatctcatatcgTGTTAAATATCTTAAATCTTGCCGGGGGTGAGTGGCGCATTTCTAACAGAGTTACACAGATCCAACATATACATGAAGCATATACTCccctgtccctgaaaatttgtcacatatttccatttcggttcatcccataaaatttgtcagtggaccccacattccactaactcattctcagtcacattttattataaaactaatatttaaaagtatgacccacattTCTCTAACTTTtgcaactcactttctattactcccaccgtcccacatttggtgtcacttattgttatggctcgggttttaagaaagagttgaagtgtgtaataaatgaagtgagatggtggagtgtgtaataaatgaagtgagatggtagagtgtgtaataaatgaagtgagatggtagagtgtgtaataaatgaaatgagatgatagagttggttgaaggtgagtcctttttgacttttgatttttgtgttggtttattttaatttagataatggcattttgatgtaattttgatgaagaatggggtaaaattgtatgaccaaatatggaaaattctaaaagtgactcttaaactgggacggatttttatggcaaaaagtgactcttaatctgggacggagggagtacatcttaaaactcgtggccagttaaaatgtgacaaaatttaagggacggtgagagtaataaatagtgctAACATATGACGATAAAGCTAATCTCCAGTCGTTGAGAGACAGGCAGACAAACTGGTAGCAAAACTACAAAATCTTATACTCCACATTATAACTCTTCAGGCTGGATACCTACTAGCTATGAGACAGGCAGCTATGCTAATCTCCTGTCGAGAAACTAAAGTTCAAGTTCAAACTTTGAATCTGACCTGTGACTAATGTTACCTACATTTTACATCTTCCTCCAAAAAGATGGTATGGGTTCCTGCTTTGGACAAAAAGTCATGAATTCACAGTATACTGCTAGGAGCTTTGGTTGATGACCTTTTGTCTCTTCTCTTTCTTGCAGTTGCAGGGATAGATGAACCCTGCTTGAATTTCTGGATCATGGTGTAAGCCTGCATCACAAAATATTAGCAGAAAATCAGTGAATTCTACAAATTCCACCAAGACTCAAGATTTAGAGACCAACAATAGCTGAAAAGAGCAAAATAGAAAcatatttcatcttttcattttggtttcAACTACCTATATTTAAAAGTTGATTGAACACAGCATTACCTTTCTTACACCAGATGTCAGCCCCAAAGTTGAAAGTGCCTTTTCATCAACGTATTTCCATTTAATAGTTGTGGCTTCTTCTTGCTTTTCCTGCATACCTTCTGATCAGATAAAGTATACCCATCAGTTTGGCAAGAGAGGAGGAACTACTTTTGGTCAATATCTTATATATCCTGGTATGGAGTTAGTAAGGGAAGAAATAAACCTGTGATGCGCAAAGTCAGCAACTCTATGTACATCTTGAGACGAATGTGCGAGAATATATGGACATACACCCCAACTTCTTCTCTTAAAACTACTTTGCAGGACTTTCTCATGTCTAAACCAAatgattttatcaaaaaacTGTCAATCGCCTTTCTCCGTGAGGTTAAACCAGCTTCTCCCTCTAATAGCACTGATGGGAATTCCCACAGTCCAGCCAGCAACCCCTCCTCTGGTCTCTTCACTAAAAGATATTTGCTGTCGGATCCCTCCTCAACTATCTCCACAACACTGACAGCTGAGAAATCATGTCTTTGTTTGGCCTTTGGAACCTTGGTTGGATAATCTGTCACTTTAATTGATTCTTGGCTCATAGAGAGAGATAGCGCTTGGCACTGAAGCGATATAGGACATTTGGAGCAGCTTGGAGATGTTGGACTGCATATCGTTGCACCAAGTTCCATGACAGCCTGGTTGAAATCCCCAGGCCTCAACGGATCAACTAACTTCCTCGCCAGTTCCCTGAGCAGTTTGAAGTGCAGTAgatcaaaattattgaaaatggCATACAGAGATACAAACACACTTCTAAACCTAATGGTCCTGTAATTTTCTCCAACAATCAATTTtgctataaatgataaatgttGTGTGTTTGGGTAGAGAAAGAGGATAGCAATTCTAGTGATTATCATCTTCAATCTTACCATATATCCTTGACTGTCTTTGAGTCTTTTGGATTGGCTGATATGGCCTTCAATCTGGTAATTACTCTAACAACATTTCCATCAACCACTGGCACTGCCTGAATAAGCACTATCACGACAAGCTCATCATGGGATAAAAGGAAATGGTACAATACTAACCTCCTCAAAGGCAATAGATGCAATTGCTCCTGCAGTGTAATTTCCGATCCCTCTGACCATCTGAAGGGACGACGCTGTATTTGGGAACTCACCACCACTTTCAACAATCATTTGAGCTCCCTACAACAGTAAGGCCGTTGCATATAAGAATCCCATTACACCAGCATGATAAAGGACAAGCAAAACCCGTATCTCTAAATTGAAAGAAGCTTCTACTTCAGTCTACAAAGTAAGGTGAAACATGATTGAAATAgatttgagaaagaagataaTCTCCATTCCCAGCAAAAATATGCCACAAACATCGTACGGCAATCGAATAGGTACAGACATCGCTGTACTCGCACGTTGATGGGAGTGAACAAGGACCTACGAAGCTCTTTGATGGAGCAAAgaccatattttttcttaatgcAAAATCTTCATGTTATGAACTTGAATCCTTCGAGTGGATTCTAACTCCAACAAAATAACTAAACGTATGGAAATTTAAGAAGAACTTGATAAACTAAAGGAAAGAGAAATATGcttttttattcttccttCATTAAACGCCACAGAAGGCTTACAACTATTCAAAGATACCAACGCTAACCAACTGATTAATCACTAATCCACTA harbors:
- the LOC125219643 gene encoding adenine DNA glycosylase isoform X2; translated protein: MKRCRQPKSVQNETVDVAADIEDIGIGFSGKEIQEIRASLLQWYDENRRDLPWRRISSTGNEVGIEQRERRAYAVWVSEVMLQQTKVQTVIGYFNRWMEKWPTIHHLAQATIEEVNEMWAGLGYYRRARFLLEGAQMIVESGGEFPNTASSLQMVRGIGNYTAGAIASIAFEEAVPVVDGNVVRVITRLKAISANPKDSKTVKDIWELARKLVDPLRPGDFNQAVMELGATICSPTSPSCSKCPISLQCQALSLSMSQESIKVTDYPTKVPKAKQRHDFSAVSVVEIVEEGSDSKYLLVKRPEEGLLAGLWEFPSVLLEGEAGLTSRRKAIDSFLIKSFGLDMRKSCKVVLREEVGVYVHIFSHIRLKMYIELLTLRITGMQEKQEEATTIKWKYVDEKALSTLGLTSGVRKAYTMIQKFKQGSSIPATARKRRDKRSSTKAPSSIL
- the LOC125221560 gene encoding uncharacterized protein LOC125221560; this encodes MLENPSSDAPAATVKRYAPPNQRNRSLGRRKSGGDRLERANIYANDVDRNPVGATKGGGLTDHGDLGYNVRANENLRAKLIPLQGCCNSEASQLLNSRWTAAMNAHSSLPEDSSERPVVYARKNAAPWGHSILPHLLIQPTGGVSTGLQGDFLNELRQAMDNASPFS
- the LOC125221558 gene encoding uncharacterized protein LOC125221558, which codes for MQIDPQEIVPTNLFAVSRENKFEAACNQIMAGDGEEKQLRNHRPSLKTPPSFSNYTNWKSKLRENCFRRVREDRSRLLWKLRLPDVKTQSSNNKDLINSSLQGIVSDELRKIKGSSLDESSAPTCCSATDDMIWEYDGLQTAYAGDCEEILLEMQRIFYEDLGQGEIRKEPENLITTWEDEEDEYLAREVYDHMQLNSDQVTQEVWCPICKQGKLQENSHSIYCSCCKFELKRDHEVDLNFLKLRLGEAHTEHLVKGCRLKPEFCVETKFQLTAIYIKCVGCETFDIVL
- the LOC125221559 gene encoding uncharacterized protein LOC125221559 is translated as MAATGGSVASFRCPSSYLCQKSRATSSSSLVVSVICRRRNTCCLAVQEPSTSTVAAAAAETKKEKEAVEDATAEPEPKPKPKRAEKAPAKPLPEMMEEDVIPSLKTTLAAQQDISELELSFNDNKLEGSFVKKEIPYSFWAFFPDGTLNGPKGFSISSYGRGVSTVEPFLVDEKKPTSKHVVFWVEKRLAAQGIIPVWQEW
- the LOC125219643 gene encoding adenine DNA glycosylase isoform X1, whose translation is MKRCRQPKSVQNETVDVAADIEDIGIGFSGKEIQEIRASLLQWYDENRRDLPWRRISSTGNEVGIEQRERRAYAVWVSEVMLQQTKVQTVIGYFNRWMEKWPTIHHLAQATIEEVNEMWAGLGYYRRARFLLEGAQMIVESGGEFPNTASSLQMVRGIGNYTAGAIASIAFEEAVPVVDGNVVRVITRLKAISANPKDSKTVKDIWELARKLVDPLRPGDFNQAVMELGATICSPTSPSCSKCPISLQCQALSLSMSQESIKVTDYPTKVPKAKQRHDFSAVSVVEIVEEGSDSKYLLVKRPEEGLLAGLWEFPSVLLEGEAGLTSRRKAIDSFLIKSFGLDMRKSCKVVLREEVGVYVHIFSHIRLKMYIELLTLRITEGMQEKQEEATTIKWKYVDEKALSTLGLTSGVRKAYTMIQKFKQGSSIPATARKRRDKRSSTKAPSSIL